The following proteins are co-located in the Paenibacillus sp. JNUCC32 genome:
- a CDS encoding AraC family transcriptional regulator, protein MYHWSKSEERLNRYAGRLEGESLSFLVHYWGTVRHLTANSLHRHSFVEICYVNGGTGVYLEGDRTYPLYPGVAFCTRPGQLHQIKDVHDLNLLFVAYDAMEKPSATDVTAAYLEALRRCTVWTEFASESPAIQLWKSMLVRSEAEDSLPASLLPKLAHALLESFPALFGAARNLDAAPSYSTTVQLVQRAKLYIRDNLSGPLSLPEVATYLNVSERQLSRLLAGSIHESFSSMVRTERIRAAELLLQQTHDPIKLIAERTGFSSVHYFTRLFTQFKGISPAAYRAKWFLEADH, encoded by the coding sequence TTGTACCATTGGAGCAAAAGCGAGGAACGGCTAAATCGTTATGCAGGTCGGTTAGAAGGCGAGAGCCTCTCGTTCCTTGTCCATTACTGGGGAACCGTTCGTCATTTGACGGCCAATTCATTGCATCGGCATTCTTTCGTTGAAATTTGTTATGTAAACGGCGGAACCGGCGTGTATCTCGAAGGCGACAGGACATACCCCTTATATCCTGGGGTCGCTTTCTGTACACGTCCAGGTCAGCTCCATCAGATCAAGGACGTTCACGATCTGAATCTGTTGTTCGTTGCATATGACGCGATGGAGAAACCATCAGCCACGGATGTAACGGCGGCATATTTGGAAGCGCTTCGTCGATGTACCGTTTGGACCGAGTTTGCCAGCGAATCGCCGGCCATCCAATTATGGAAATCCATGCTGGTGCGTTCGGAAGCCGAAGACTCGCTGCCTGCTTCGCTTCTGCCCAAACTTGCGCATGCGCTGCTCGAATCCTTCCCTGCCCTGTTCGGCGCTGCCCGTAACCTCGATGCGGCCCCGAGCTACTCAACCACGGTGCAGCTTGTCCAAAGGGCAAAACTGTACATTCGAGACAATCTAAGCGGACCGTTATCCTTGCCGGAAGTGGCGACATACCTCAACGTGTCGGAGCGGCAGTTGTCCCGCTTGCTTGCGGGCAGCATCCATGAATCCTTTTCTTCCATGGTTCGCACCGAGCGGATCCGGGCAGCCGAGCTTCTGCTGCAGCAAACCCATGATCCCATCAAGCTGATTGCGGAACGAACCGGATTCTCTTCCGTTCATTACTTCACAAGGCTGTTCACCCAATTCAAAGGCATCTCTCCTGCGGCTTATCGTGCCAAATGGTTCTTAGAGGCCGATCATTGA
- a CDS encoding siderophore biosynthesis protein codes for MNISKSHIRPFPAYEDVFEGDVERYRQHFLPILSLNLQCLFPGEDQWLHFVSVKEIYDGSVGEETVSEHRPYTKEDMLGFDVVNGKYRFEADWNYFLLEQEPEHETLIEAYADNERDFMARKRFYEEKGHIFPYSSFGRAAESADALIQDYQEKQEKGWGLSFPEIHGLLDDIGFMSEEAQQDLQEEGESLVDWLRFEQTNLLHVPRTPEGETFTYVGRLTGYYFQAYGADALYLFYSRELGKAVVCLEYT; via the coding sequence ATGAATATATCGAAATCCCATATTCGTCCTTTTCCGGCTTACGAGGATGTATTCGAAGGCGATGTTGAGCGGTACCGGCAGCATTTTCTTCCGATTCTTTCCTTGAATCTGCAATGCCTGTTTCCCGGCGAGGATCAGTGGCTGCACTTTGTGTCCGTCAAAGAAATCTACGATGGCAGCGTCGGCGAAGAAACCGTGTCCGAACACCGGCCGTATACCAAAGAGGATATGCTCGGTTTTGATGTAGTGAACGGAAAATACCGCTTTGAAGCGGACTGGAACTACTTTTTGCTTGAGCAGGAACCGGAGCATGAGACGCTTATAGAAGCGTACGCCGACAATGAGCGGGACTTTATGGCCCGCAAGCGGTTCTATGAAGAGAAGGGGCATATCTTCCCTTACTCGTCTTTTGGTCGTGCTGCCGAATCGGCGGACGCGCTGATTCAAGATTATCAGGAAAAGCAGGAGAAGGGCTGGGGATTAAGCTTCCCGGAGATCCATGGACTGCTGGATGACATTGGCTTTATGTCGGAAGAGGCACAGCAGGATCTGCAGGAAGAGGGGGAATCTCTTGTGGACTGGCTGCGCTTCGAGCAGACCAATCTGCTGCATGTGCCGCGTACGCCGGAAGGAGAGACCTTTACCTATGTTGGCCGATTGACGGGTTATTACTTTCAGGCGTACGGAGCAGACGCGCTGTACTTGTTCTATTCGAGGGAGCTGGGCAAGGCCGTTGTTTGCTTGGAATATACTTAA
- a CDS encoding DUF1569 domain-containing protein, translating to MNNMFHHFDMTQILNRIDALSPQSQPLWGKMDAAQMLSHCSAFQDIAMGITNPPRGWLGRLVGNFAKPLFYNEKPLPRNMSTIPDILIADPREFETEREQLKEKLMAFQKNGPEKCTTHPHPFFGKLTPEQWGRGLYKHLDHHLKQFGV from the coding sequence ATGAATAATATGTTCCATCATTTCGATATGACCCAAATATTAAACCGAATCGACGCATTAAGCCCTCAATCACAGCCGTTATGGGGAAAAATGGATGCTGCCCAAATGCTGTCTCACTGCTCCGCGTTCCAAGACATCGCCATGGGCATCACAAACCCGCCAAGAGGCTGGTTAGGTAGGTTGGTAGGGAATTTCGCGAAGCCCCTGTTTTATAATGAAAAACCGTTACCTCGCAACATGTCGACGATTCCGGATATTTTGATTGCGGATCCAAGAGAATTTGAAACGGAAAGAGAACAATTGAAAGAAAAATTGATGGCATTCCAAAAGAACGGTCCTGAGAAATGTACAACGCATCCTCATCCATTCTTCGGTAAACTGACCCCGGAGCAATGGGGGAGGGGATTATACAAGCATCTGGACCATCACTTGAAACAGTTTGGCGTTTAA
- a CDS encoding RNA ligase family protein, translated as MKMKYPRTMHLPWSRGYTDDDKILRNTDHFKGQEVVITEKMDGENTTMYPDFIHARSLDSKDHPSRHYVKTLHGGIKYLIPEGYRLCGENVYAKHSLSYSALPSYFMLFSVWNQLNVCLSWDDTEEWADRLGLVTVPVLYRGIWDEDAAKACYTKRSCCGGEQEGYVVRLASAFAYDDFKHSAAKYVRKNHVQTDEHWLSKPMEANHLAAGD; from the coding sequence ATGAAAATGAAATATCCCAGAACGATGCATCTGCCCTGGTCCAGAGGTTACACCGACGACGATAAGATTTTGCGGAATACCGACCATTTTAAGGGGCAGGAGGTCGTCATTACCGAGAAAATGGATGGGGAGAACACCACCATGTACCCCGATTTCATCCACGCCAGATCCCTGGACAGCAAGGATCATCCTTCCCGTCATTATGTCAAGACGCTGCATGGGGGCATCAAGTATTTGATTCCGGAGGGATATCGTCTCTGCGGGGAAAACGTCTATGCCAAACATTCGCTTTCGTATTCGGCGCTGCCGTCCTACTTCATGCTGTTCTCCGTGTGGAATCAGTTGAATGTGTGCCTGTCATGGGATGATACGGAGGAATGGGCGGATCGTCTGGGGCTGGTTACGGTTCCTGTCTTGTACCGGGGCATCTGGGACGAGGATGCTGCCAAGGCTTGTTATACGAAGCGATCTTGCTGCGGCGGTGAACAGGAAGGTTATGTGGTCAGGCTGGCTTCCGCATTTGCATATGACGATTTTAAGCATAGCGCTGCCAAGTACGTCCGCAAGAATCATGTTCAAACCGACGAGCATTGGCTGAGCAAACCGATGGAAGCGAATCATTTGGCTGCAGGAGATTAG
- a CDS encoding AAA family ATPase, with protein sequence MSTIHMLVGIPGSGKSYYAKQLCKSERAVLVATDAIREKLFGSESKQKNTYMVFDEAFAEIEQALKSDRNVVFDATNVSRERRQKFLKRFGDRRVECHICTTPYEVALDRVMRRKRRLDEKIMTKYAKNLEFPVMGEGFVDLHLVHEAGETQLAREDLEQLLTRRPDHDELFGYLSQSPYFQTMLGFDQENPFHSRTLSEHTFAVLEYIQNCYEGEGDHLLAMQLAALFHDAGKPFCKVWKQARGYYSYYGHEHVSAIMACHALKDLGYEDEFVLHVVQLVSFHMEILHGGDAGASKIYHLLGEDLLAQLYFFAEADTFGK encoded by the coding sequence ATGAGTACGATTCATATGCTGGTCGGGATACCCGGCAGCGGAAAAAGCTATTATGCCAAACAATTGTGCAAAAGCGAGCGGGCCGTGCTGGTTGCGACGGACGCGATACGCGAAAAATTGTTTGGCAGCGAATCCAAACAGAAAAATACGTATATGGTATTTGACGAGGCTTTCGCCGAAATCGAACAGGCGCTGAAGTCGGATCGAAACGTCGTATTCGACGCAACGAATGTCAGCCGGGAACGAAGACAGAAATTTCTGAAACGGTTTGGCGATCGACGGGTGGAGTGCCATATCTGCACGACTCCTTATGAAGTGGCCCTGGATAGGGTCATGAGACGAAAACGCCGGCTTGATGAGAAGATCATGACCAAGTATGCCAAGAATCTTGAATTCCCGGTCATGGGGGAAGGGTTTGTCGATCTGCATCTCGTTCATGAGGCGGGTGAAACTCAGCTGGCAAGAGAGGATTTGGAACAGCTGCTAACGCGCAGGCCGGATCACGATGAGTTGTTCGGTTACTTATCGCAATCCCCCTATTTTCAAACGATGCTGGGATTTGATCAAGAGAATCCGTTCCATTCGAGAACGTTGTCGGAGCATACGTTTGCCGTGCTGGAATACATCCAAAATTGCTATGAAGGCGAAGGCGATCATCTGCTGGCTATGCAATTAGCGGCTCTGTTCCATGACGCGGGCAAACCGTTTTGCAAAGTATGGAAGCAGGCTCGAGGATACTATTCCTATTATGGGCATGAGCATGTATCGGCCATCATGGCATGTCATGCCTTGAAAGACCTTGGGTATGAGGATGAATTTGTGCTTCATGTCGTCCAACTTGTCAGTTTCCATATGGAAATATTGCACGGAGGCGATGCCGGCGCATCCAAGATTTATCATTTGTTAGGCGAGGATTTGCTGGCTCAGCTGTATTTCTTCGCAGAGGCCGATACGTTCGGCAAGTAA
- a CDS encoding GntR family transcriptional regulator, whose product MTKDNKPLYRVMMDELKSKISSGLYPSEAQLPTEAELSTAFGVSRITTRRALEELERDGFIYRVKGSGSFVKPRQRGQEQRSVGTEKMISLILPSEDDRGTMGYIRGASDWLNANGYYLSIHQSDYDSQKERDLLEMLTRKGIAAIILYPRNDHTNYDILHRLCLEDYPIVTIDKYFDSLPLGAVVSDNWSGSYQAVSRLIELGHRKIAFLTAVSIESTSSVRDRYFGYCQALKDHGLPLDSRYIRLNMKGYREKVGVEQFYNELLDSYKTEGVTAVQTENDLIAANLLNLCLERGIRIPDDISIIGFDNNPVTEHVMIPLTTVEQNFYEIGRQAAEHVVNWLERGKPTPGRALIPVKLVERDTTAPAPKARSGK is encoded by the coding sequence TTGACCAAAGACAATAAACCGCTGTACCGCGTGATGATGGACGAGCTAAAATCGAAAATTTCATCCGGCCTGTACCCTTCCGAGGCCCAGCTTCCTACCGAGGCCGAGCTGAGTACGGCCTTCGGCGTGAGCCGCATTACAACAAGAAGAGCGCTCGAGGAGCTGGAGCGGGACGGGTTCATCTACCGCGTCAAAGGAAGCGGAAGCTTTGTCAAACCCCGGCAGCGGGGTCAGGAGCAGCGATCGGTTGGAACGGAAAAAATGATATCGCTGATCCTGCCTTCCGAAGACGACCGCGGCACGATGGGGTATATTCGCGGCGCTTCGGACTGGCTGAACGCGAACGGCTACTATTTAAGCATTCATCAAAGCGATTATGACTCCCAGAAGGAGCGCGATCTGCTGGAGATGCTGACCCGAAAGGGCATTGCGGCCATTATATTGTACCCTCGGAACGATCATACGAACTACGATATCCTGCATCGGCTGTGCCTTGAAGATTATCCGATCGTGACCATCGATAAATACTTTGACAGCCTCCCGCTCGGGGCGGTCGTTTCGGATAATTGGAGCGGCTCTTATCAAGCCGTATCCCGATTGATTGAGCTTGGACACAGAAAAATTGCGTTTTTGACCGCGGTCAGCATTGAATCCACTTCGTCGGTGCGCGACCGGTATTTCGGATACTGCCAAGCGCTGAAGGACCACGGGCTTCCCCTCGACAGCCGTTATATCAGGCTGAACATGAAGGGTTACCGGGAGAAGGTCGGCGTGGAGCAATTTTATAACGAGCTGCTGGACTCGTACAAGACGGAGGGGGTGACGGCCGTTCAGACGGAAAATGATCTGATCGCCGCCAACCTGCTAAACCTCTGTTTGGAGAGGGGGATCCGCATTCCGGACGATATCTCGATCATTGGCTTTGATAATAATCCGGTCACGGAGCATGTGATGATCCCTCTCACTACCGTCGAGCAGAACTTTTACGAGATCGGCCGCCAAGCGGCCGAGCATGTCGTAAACTGGCTGGAGAGAGGGAAACCGACACCGGGCAGGGCGCTGATTCCCGTCAAGCTGGTGGAGCGGGACACGACCGCTCCTGCTCCGAAAGCGAGATCGGGCAAGTAG
- a CDS encoding ABC transporter substrate-binding protein — protein MRKGMNLLLAFMLTCSLTLSACGGSGGKAEPEPAGTDGDPGNIKLRIVKRGYTDVHPPADQLWMWQKYEEMSGIEVEFEELAGSAVTERKNVMLGSNDLPDAFYRIAFGTDELMKYGKQGLFVPLEDLIEQHAPNLNKLLKDNPDIRGAITMSDGHIYALPYVDFSKAFNSVRLYINKDWLDEAGLEVPKTTEEFRLALMKVREKDSSRLGWVLESQYWTFLESFLAGSFGMGEGGAKAFGQYLYKDADGQVKTTFNDPKYRELLRYMSDLYKDGSLAQQNFTTGYDYAKWSTDGSNNLIGSFVWEGPGYIGKDAAENYVGIHALEGPNGDRVAGVLGPPAKGIFGFVITNKNKYPVETIKWIDYFYGEEGINFATFGLEGETYELVDGKPKYKDEILNYKGGVQLGAFQYVDNVYGAYYPYVEPDDDLRMAARGTTVADEIKADPAELDELAPKELWPDFVPTDDEANQTSAILTDINKYMEEMRVKFVTGKASLDTDWDNYVKTLDKMGAQRYLEIKRAQYERYTNVK, from the coding sequence ATGAGAAAAGGAATGAATCTTCTGCTTGCTTTCATGTTGACATGCTCGTTGACGCTTTCCGCCTGCGGCGGATCAGGGGGAAAGGCGGAGCCGGAACCAGCCGGAACGGACGGAGACCCCGGGAACATCAAGCTAAGGATCGTCAAACGCGGATATACCGATGTGCATCCACCAGCCGATCAATTATGGATGTGGCAAAAATACGAGGAGATGTCCGGAATCGAGGTTGAGTTTGAGGAGCTGGCCGGTTCCGCCGTAACCGAGAGGAAAAATGTCATGCTCGGCTCCAACGACCTGCCGGATGCGTTCTACCGTATTGCCTTCGGCACCGACGAGCTGATGAAATACGGCAAGCAGGGCTTGTTTGTTCCGCTCGAGGACTTGATTGAACAGCATGCGCCGAATTTAAATAAGCTGCTCAAGGACAACCCGGATATCAGAGGAGCGATTACGATGTCGGACGGACATATATACGCTCTTCCATACGTTGATTTTTCGAAAGCGTTCAATTCCGTTCGCCTGTATATCAATAAGGATTGGCTGGATGAAGCGGGGCTTGAAGTGCCCAAGACGACCGAGGAGTTCCGCCTAGCGCTCATGAAGGTTCGGGAGAAGGACAGTTCCCGCCTCGGCTGGGTGCTTGAATCGCAGTACTGGACCTTCCTGGAGAGCTTTCTGGCCGGCAGCTTCGGCATGGGCGAAGGCGGCGCCAAGGCTTTCGGGCAGTATCTCTATAAGGACGCTGACGGACAAGTCAAGACGACGTTCAACGATCCGAAATACAGGGAGCTCTTGCGTTATATGAGCGATCTGTACAAGGACGGCTCGTTGGCTCAGCAGAATTTCACGACCGGCTACGATTATGCCAAATGGTCTACGGACGGCTCCAACAATTTGATCGGCTCGTTTGTATGGGAAGGGCCGGGATATATCGGAAAGGACGCGGCCGAAAATTATGTGGGCATCCATGCCCTGGAAGGTCCGAACGGCGATAGAGTCGCGGGGGTGCTGGGACCGCCGGCCAAAGGGATCTTCGGTTTCGTGATTACCAACAAAAACAAGTATCCGGTCGAAACCATCAAGTGGATCGATTATTTCTACGGTGAAGAAGGGATTAACTTCGCTACCTTTGGATTGGAAGGAGAAACTTACGAACTGGTGGACGGCAAACCGAAATACAAGGACGAAATATTGAATTACAAGGGTGGCGTGCAGCTGGGTGCCTTCCAATATGTTGATAATGTGTATGGCGCTTATTATCCTTATGTTGAGCCTGACGACGATCTGCGGATGGCGGCTCGCGGGACGACGGTCGCTGACGAGATCAAAGCGGATCCTGCCGAGCTGGATGAGCTGGCGCCCAAAGAGCTTTGGCCGGATTTTGTTCCCACGGATGACGAAGCCAACCAAACCAGCGCGATTCTGACCGACATCAATAAATATATGGAGGAGATGCGGGTCAAATTTGTTACGGGTAAAGCGAGTCTGGACACGGATTGGGATAACTACGTTAAGACCTTGGACAAAATGGGGGCCCAGCGTTACCTGGAAATCAAGAGGGCGCAGTATGAACGCTATACGAATGTGAAGTAA
- a CDS encoding carbohydrate ABC transporter permease, giving the protein MLLNIKRTPGEKLADIIILVLAILVTIVILYPLIFVLFASFSDPRQIWDKPLLLFPAGFNLDSYAKVFENSEIWSGYANTLLYAFVGTAINIMMTVFGAYPLSRKRFYGKGLFTLLFAFTMFFSGGLIPLYLVNKELGLLNTMWALVLPGAISAYNMIIMRTYFQTRIPVELEESAYVDGCNDYHMLFRIVLPLSMPIIAVMILFYGVGHWNSYFDAMIYLTDREKFPLQLILREILVQNDFKEMAGISVGAEYADQMMVKEGLKYAIVVLSALPLLLLYPLLSRFFEKGIMVGAIKG; this is encoded by the coding sequence GTGCTGCTGAACATTAAGCGAACGCCAGGAGAAAAACTGGCCGATATCATAATATTAGTGCTGGCGATTCTCGTGACCATCGTCATTTTGTACCCGCTCATTTTTGTTTTGTTTGCGTCATTCTCCGATCCGCGCCAAATATGGGACAAGCCGCTGCTGCTCTTTCCGGCAGGCTTCAACCTGGACAGCTATGCCAAAGTATTCGAGAACAGCGAAATATGGAGCGGGTATGCCAATACGCTGCTTTATGCTTTCGTGGGTACCGCGATCAATATCATGATGACGGTATTCGGTGCGTACCCGTTATCCAGAAAACGCTTTTATGGCAAGGGACTATTCACGCTGCTGTTTGCTTTTACGATGTTCTTCAGCGGCGGGCTGATTCCGCTGTACTTGGTGAACAAGGAGCTTGGATTACTGAATACGATGTGGGCATTGGTGCTGCCCGGTGCGATCAGCGCCTACAACATGATTATTATGAGAACCTATTTTCAGACCCGAATTCCGGTAGAGCTTGAAGAGAGCGCATACGTCGACGGCTGCAACGATTACCATATGCTGTTCCGAATCGTGCTGCCTTTGTCCATGCCGATCATTGCCGTGATGATTCTGTTCTATGGAGTGGGCCACTGGAACTCGTATTTTGACGCCATGATTTATTTGACGGACCGGGAGAAATTCCCGCTGCAGCTGATATTAAGAGAAATCCTGGTACAGAACGACTTTAAGGAAATGGCCGGAATTTCGGTCGGCGCCGAATACGCGGATCAGATGATGGTTAAGGAAGGCCTGAAATATGCAATCGTCGTATTATCCGCGCTGCCGCTGCTGCTATTGTATCCGCTGCTGTCGCGATTCTTTGAGAAAGGCATCATGGTGGGAGCTATCAAAGGGTAA
- a CDS encoding ABC transporter permease: protein MDARLNPASPQPAPKPTRWTHVKRQLKRNIGLYIIISPAVLYFLIWHYWPMYGVQIAFKDFMPGLGIWNSPWVGFEHFERLFDAYYFWTILKNTIGISLYGLLVGIPAPILLALLFNEIRNRKFRSFAQSISYAPHFISVVVAVGILFFFISPTNGVFNSILVSLGKEPVDYLAEPSKFWHLYVWSGVWQGVGWSSLIYSAAISGISPDLYEAAYMDGASKFRRIWHITIPGIVPTIVILSILSAGGIMSVGFEKILLMQNAMNLETSEVISTYMYKSGLLNTQYSFSAAVGLFNNVINFIILIIVNAVARKAGETSLW from the coding sequence ATGGACGCCCGATTAAACCCGGCATCCCCACAGCCCGCTCCCAAACCCACCAGGTGGACGCATGTTAAGAGGCAGCTAAAGCGAAATATCGGGCTGTATATCATCATTTCCCCGGCTGTGCTTTACTTTTTGATCTGGCATTATTGGCCGATGTACGGCGTACAAATCGCTTTCAAGGATTTTATGCCCGGGCTTGGCATCTGGAACAGTCCTTGGGTCGGGTTCGAACATTTCGAGCGGCTGTTTGACGCCTATTATTTTTGGACGATTCTGAAAAATACGATCGGGATCAGCTTATACGGACTGCTGGTCGGCATTCCCGCACCGATCCTGCTGGCGCTATTGTTCAACGAGATTCGGAATCGCAAATTCCGCTCATTCGCTCAAAGCATTTCTTATGCTCCTCACTTTATTTCGGTCGTCGTTGCAGTCGGTATCCTGTTTTTTTTCATTTCACCTACGAATGGCGTCTTTAACTCCATCCTAGTCTCCTTGGGGAAGGAACCGGTCGATTATTTGGCAGAGCCGTCTAAATTCTGGCATCTCTATGTCTGGTCGGGCGTATGGCAGGGAGTTGGCTGGTCTTCGCTCATCTACAGCGCAGCCATCTCGGGCATCTCGCCGGACCTGTACGAGGCGGCATATATGGACGGGGCCAGCAAATTTCGCCGAATTTGGCATATTACGATTCCCGGCATCGTCCCGACGATCGTCATCCTGTCTATCTTGAGTGCCGGCGGCATCATGAGTGTCGGCTTCGAGAAAATCCTATTGATGCAAAACGCGATGAACCTGGAAACCTCCGAGGTAATCTCCACTTACATGTACAAGAGCGGACTCCTTAACACTCAGTACAGCTTTTCGGCGGCAGTCGGCCTGTTCAACAATGTGATCAATTTTATCATCCTGATCATCGTTAATGCGGTTGCGCGCAAGGCGGGGGAGACCAGCCTATGGTAA